From the genome of Paracidovorax avenae:
CCCAGTACCACGCAAGCATTCAACGCGAGACACCAGACGATGCAAGGTACGTTTCTGAGATCGGACAGCTTCATTACCACTCCAGCTTGATTGGAAAAGGAAGGCGAACACGATGCACGTCTGAGACGATCATGAAATCTCCACCTCGTCCGTGGAGGTCGCGCCATTGCCTGAAATGCCGGTTCTGCACCAAGTAGCTCTGGAGGCTTGCTTCGTCCACATTGGCATACATCCATCGTTCGTCGAGGGGGACGTCCATAGCGGACCTGGGTACCCGGACCACACCGTGCGGCCCCCAGAAGCCCAGCGGCTGAGATATGAAGGAATCGTCATTGAAGTCATAGGAATCGCGCAGGTAGAAGGCCAACTCATCGACCGCGATGGCAGCCTTGCCGTGCCCACTCGGCATCACCATGCCTGAGACGGCGATCTTGAGCGTGGCCTCGCCAATGGCGCCATAGAAATCATCCATGGGGTCGCCGAACCGGCCTACGTCCAGGAAATTCACCTGGCAGGTGCTGTCCAAGACTTTGGCAGGTTGGTTCAAGTCTCCGAAACGCCATGGCTGGATCTGTCCCACTGTTTGTAGAGCAACCTTCCGTTGCAACTGCTCTATCCCGGCAGGGCTACTCCATTGCGCTTGCAATCTCGACACTGCAGCCTGCACACGAGTAAAGCTCAGCGCCCATTGCATG
Proteins encoded in this window:
- a CDS encoding DUF6402 family protein — protein: MNDIVHVDTERLRAQLEDKLPPKVRRFRLDDIPEVMRSRLGWPVAAALMERWFRGAAFAITLPIKLSAPPQRLHQLPASQLEENTVTMQWALSFTRVQAAVSRLQAQWSSPAGIEQLQRKVALQTVGQIQPWRFGDLNQPAKVLDSTCQVNFLDVGRFGDPMDDFYGAIGEATLKIAVSGMVMPSGHGKAAIAVDELAFYLRDSYDFNDDSFISQPLGFWGPHGVVRVPRSAMDVPLDERWMYANVDEASLQSYLVQNRHFRQWRDLHGRGGDFMIVSDVHRVRLPFPIKLEW